A region from the Candidatus Electrothrix scaldis genome encodes:
- a CDS encoding AEC family transporter, which yields MENFIITITFLLIGMLIKRLPNFPDTTGSVLNLFVIYISLPALVLLKIPELAFSRELLVPAIMPWVMLLFSASLILFLAKTFHWDRPTTGCLLLIIPLGNTSFLGIPMVKAFFGETAISYALIYDQLGSFLALATYGSFILALYGTGGDKPSIHSVIKKIATFPPFIALLLAFLLKSFTYPATLTNLLKMMAATLVPLVMVAVGFQLTLKLNKKVVSQLSIGLAIKLLIAPLAALLMCKVSGLQGEAVQVSIFEAGMPPMVSAGALAILANLSPALTAALVGIGIILSFATLPLLYQLLA from the coding sequence ATGGAAAATTTCATCATCACCATAACCTTCCTGCTGATTGGGATGCTTATCAAACGCCTCCCCAATTTCCCTGACACGACCGGGAGCGTCCTTAATCTCTTTGTGATCTACATCTCCCTCCCGGCCCTGGTCTTACTCAAAATCCCGGAGCTGGCTTTCTCCCGGGAGCTCCTGGTGCCAGCAATCATGCCCTGGGTTATGCTCCTGTTCTCCGCCTCCCTGATTCTCTTCCTCGCAAAAACCTTCCACTGGGACCGACCAACAACAGGCTGCCTTCTCCTGATCATTCCCTTGGGCAACACCTCCTTTCTCGGCATCCCTATGGTGAAGGCCTTTTTCGGCGAAACCGCCATCTCTTACGCCTTAATCTATGACCAGCTGGGTTCCTTCCTGGCCCTGGCCACCTACGGCTCCTTCATTCTTGCTCTCTACGGAACCGGTGGGGATAAACCCAGCATACACAGCGTGATAAAAAAAATTGCAACCTTTCCCCCTTTCATAGCCCTGCTACTCGCTTTTCTTTTGAAGTCCTTCACCTATCCTGCGACTCTGACAAATCTACTCAAAATGATGGCCGCCACCTTGGTTCCCCTAGTGATGGTCGCCGTCGGTTTTCAGCTCACCCTGAAGCTGAACAAAAAGGTCGTTTCTCAGTTGAGTATAGGACTTGCGATAAAGCTGCTTATCGCGCCCTTAGCAGCACTCCTCATGTGCAAGGTGTCCGGCCTGCAAGGCGAGGCGGTACAGGTCTCGATCTTTGAGGCAGGAATGCCACCGATGGTCTCAGCCGGGGCCTTAGCCATCCTTGCCAACCTGTCACCGGCCCTTACGGCGGCACTGGTCGGCATTGGAATTATTCTCAGCTTTGCCACCCTGCCATTGCTGTATCAGCTGCTGGCATGA
- the rnr gene encoding ribonuclease R produces MTKKRHRGSRQKTRTQGTGRQQGKESSLSNTLLSYFQRQKEPVSLKTFLEDMGSSQPPRKLVKEVLADLERAGKLRRQKHCWVIAERTKPVRATLSLTAKGFGFAVLEGNVAREQKDIFIPASALNGATHGDTVLVQPGGSPKRPEGEVVQVEKRAFTHVCGIYMSGKNTGYVAPDNDKLPTSIQVRRNDAMNAEDGMAVRVEILDYGAKQRMPVGKVVEILGPADSVEVQIRLTVERFQLPRSFPKNVEQAADQLVPLTEPEPGRKDLRYLRHVTIDGATAKDFDDAIAVQKTKSGYRLFVSIADVSYYVQPGSAIDQEAYQRGTSVYLPDLVLPMLPERLSNDLCSLVPDQDRPAFSAILDFDEEGKRVGAKFTRSIIRSHQRFTYDTVHQAIYLREKEARQEHKSLLPMLEKAKELAGLLNKQRTQRGALGFTVPENDIRLEEDKVSSIGRLKRNKAHLLIEEFMLAANEAVGETLDRAGVAVLFRVHEEPDEDKVKDFSELAWSLGLKLPKVEITPSWFAGVLDLSKDSPTEYVVNNLLLRTMQRARYTPANYGHFGLAAEYYIHFTSPIRRYPDLVAHRVLQNVLLHKSGKKAGGRGGSKGSPGKILPNGVNPEAAGTFLSARERVAVDAERDIQARLAALYLRDKIGEQFDAIVSGVTSFGFFVELVDCLISGAIPVSEMTDDYYHYDNKGHKLVGERTGKVHRLGDLIQVQLEQVDMLSRKITFSFIGKREK; encoded by the coding sequence ATGACGAAAAAAAGACATAGAGGGAGCAGACAGAAAACCCGCACTCAGGGGACAGGGCGGCAGCAAGGGAAGGAGTCTTCCCTCAGCAATACCTTGCTTTCCTATTTTCAGCGCCAGAAAGAACCTGTCTCCCTGAAGACGTTTCTTGAGGATATGGGGTCCTCCCAGCCCCCCCGTAAATTGGTTAAAGAGGTGCTTGCCGATTTGGAACGGGCGGGTAAGCTGCGACGGCAAAAGCATTGTTGGGTGATTGCAGAGCGAACAAAGCCTGTCCGAGCGACTCTTTCCTTGACCGCAAAGGGGTTCGGTTTTGCTGTGCTGGAAGGCAATGTGGCCAGGGAGCAAAAGGATATCTTTATCCCTGCCTCAGCCCTGAATGGGGCTACCCACGGCGATACAGTCCTGGTGCAACCTGGAGGATCCCCCAAACGCCCAGAGGGCGAGGTGGTGCAGGTGGAAAAGCGGGCCTTCACTCATGTCTGTGGGATTTACATGAGCGGGAAGAATACCGGTTATGTGGCCCCGGATAATGACAAGCTACCCACCAGTATTCAGGTGCGCCGCAATGATGCCATGAATGCCGAGGATGGGATGGCGGTGCGGGTGGAGATCCTGGACTATGGGGCCAAGCAACGCATGCCCGTGGGCAAGGTCGTGGAAATACTTGGTCCGGCTGATTCGGTGGAGGTGCAAATTCGCCTGACAGTGGAACGATTCCAGCTTCCCCGTTCTTTTCCGAAAAATGTGGAGCAGGCAGCTGACCAACTGGTACCGCTGACTGAGCCGGAACCTGGCAGGAAAGATTTACGCTATCTGCGGCACGTTACTATTGATGGGGCCACAGCCAAGGATTTTGATGATGCCATTGCGGTCCAGAAGACAAAGTCCGGGTATCGTCTCTTTGTCTCCATTGCTGATGTTAGCTATTATGTGCAGCCGGGTTCTGCCATTGACCAAGAGGCCTATCAACGCGGGACCAGCGTGTATTTGCCAGATCTGGTCCTTCCTATGTTGCCGGAGCGACTTTCCAATGATCTCTGTTCCCTGGTACCTGATCAGGACCGACCTGCCTTTAGTGCCATTCTGGACTTTGATGAGGAGGGAAAACGGGTCGGGGCAAAGTTTACCCGGAGCATAATCCGCAGTCATCAGCGTTTCACCTATGATACCGTTCATCAGGCAATCTACCTTCGGGAGAAGGAAGCACGCCAGGAGCATAAATCCCTGCTGCCCATGTTGGAAAAGGCCAAAGAGCTTGCTGGCCTGCTCAATAAACAGCGTACGCAACGAGGTGCCCTGGGCTTCACCGTGCCGGAGAACGATATCCGCCTTGAAGAGGATAAGGTCAGTTCCATTGGTCGGCTCAAACGCAACAAGGCCCATCTCCTGATTGAGGAGTTCATGCTGGCAGCCAATGAGGCTGTGGGCGAGACCCTGGATCGGGCCGGGGTTGCGGTCCTGTTTCGGGTTCATGAGGAACCTGACGAGGATAAGGTCAAAGATTTTTCCGAGCTGGCTTGGTCCTTGGGATTGAAACTCCCCAAGGTGGAAATTACGCCTTCCTGGTTTGCCGGGGTCCTGGATCTCTCTAAAGATTCGCCCACCGAATATGTGGTGAATAATCTCCTCTTGCGCACCATGCAGCGGGCACGATATACGCCAGCGAATTATGGCCATTTCGGTCTGGCTGCAGAGTATTATATCCACTTTACCTCACCCATCCGGCGCTACCCGGACTTGGTTGCCCACCGGGTCCTCCAGAATGTACTCCTGCATAAATCCGGGAAAAAAGCAGGTGGCAGAGGTGGTAGTAAAGGGAGCCCAGGGAAAATTTTGCCCAATGGGGTGAATCCAGAGGCCGCAGGTACCTTCCTCTCTGCCCGTGAACGGGTGGCAGTGGATGCGGAGCGGGATATCCAGGCCCGGCTTGCAGCCCTGTATCTCCGGGATAAGATAGGCGAGCAGTTCGACGCCATCGTCTCCGGGGTGACCTCTTTTGGTTTTTTTGTGGAGCTGGTTGACTGCCTGATTAGTGGTGCCATCCCAGTTAGTGAAATGACGGATGATTATTATCATTACGATAACAAGGGCCATAAGCTGGTGGGCGAGCGGACCGGTAAGGTGCATCGCCTGGGCGATCTGATTCAGGTGCAACTGGAGCAAGTTGATATGCTCTCAAGAAAAATCACCTTTTCTTTTATTGGTAAGCGAGAGAAATAG
- the aat gene encoding leucyl/phenylalanyl-tRNA--protein transferase, whose protein sequence is MPVFRLPQEIVFPDPQLAEPDGLLAVGGDLSPGRIIAAYHQGIFPWYSDNEPILWWSPVPRLVLLPEEFHLPKRLARTLRKNIFEVRADTAFAQVISSCATVRQEAGEGTWITKDMQEAYVQLHNLGFAHSLETWFEGELVGGLYGICLDRFFFGESMFSRRNDASKVALTTFMQNAEHLNIRAIDCQMTTKHMLRFGSRERNREEFDELLEQFIQQIRPQAPWRLLGQDKS, encoded by the coding sequence ATGCCTGTTTTTCGTCTTCCCCAGGAGATAGTTTTTCCTGATCCTCAACTTGCAGAACCGGATGGATTACTTGCGGTGGGAGGGGACCTCAGTCCGGGGCGCATTATTGCGGCCTACCATCAAGGGATTTTTCCCTGGTATTCTGATAACGAGCCCATCCTCTGGTGGTCTCCTGTTCCAAGGTTGGTCCTTCTGCCGGAAGAATTTCATCTCCCTAAACGACTTGCCCGTACGCTCCGGAAAAATATCTTTGAGGTTCGTGCAGACACGGCCTTTGCCCAGGTGATTTCCTCCTGTGCTACCGTACGGCAGGAGGCCGGAGAAGGAACCTGGATCACCAAGGACATGCAGGAGGCCTATGTTCAGCTCCATAATTTAGGCTTTGCCCATTCTCTGGAGACCTGGTTTGAAGGCGAGTTGGTAGGTGGTTTATACGGAATCTGCCTGGATCGGTTCTTTTTCGGGGAATCTATGTTCAGCCGCAGGAACGATGCCTCCAAGGTTGCCCTGACCACCTTTATGCAGAATGCGGAGCACCTGAACATCCGCGCTATTGATTGCCAGATGACCACCAAACATATGCTTCGTTTCGGAAGTCGGGAGCGAAACCGTGAGGAATTTGATGAGCTCCTGGAACAGTTTATTCAGCAGATCAGGCCGCAGGCACCGTGGCGGCTTCTCGGTCAAGACAAGTCTTGA
- a CDS encoding TrmH family RNA methyltransferase, with amino-acid sequence MSQPINTLAGSGVILVQPKYPENIGASARIACNFGIEQLTVVADEAPDQERMLKMATHKAAHLIHALRVVGTTREAAEPYHFIVGTTARQGKNRVLEHTPSSVMQELAPLAAQHNHIALMFGPESSGLTNEDLDYCQFFSTIPTADFSSLNLAQAVAIHCYELSQAMSRLEEPENLGGENQYANSYDLEGMYEHIEEALTRITFIRHTNKTYWMRNIRHFLSRTRLKKKEASLIRGVCRKFLWHSGQEGLEQQEIKNGD; translated from the coding sequence TTGTCACAACCAATCAACACCTTGGCCGGAAGTGGTGTAATTCTGGTTCAACCCAAGTACCCGGAAAATATCGGGGCTTCTGCTCGTATTGCCTGCAATTTTGGTATAGAGCAACTCACAGTGGTCGCGGATGAAGCACCTGATCAGGAGCGGATGCTGAAAATGGCCACTCATAAGGCGGCCCATCTTATCCATGCTCTTCGGGTCGTCGGAACCACCCGGGAGGCGGCAGAACCCTATCATTTTATTGTCGGCACAACAGCGCGGCAGGGAAAAAATCGGGTCTTGGAGCATACCCCCAGCTCGGTTATGCAGGAGTTGGCACCCTTGGCTGCCCAGCATAATCATATCGCCTTGATGTTCGGCCCGGAAAGCAGCGGGCTGACCAATGAGGATCTTGACTATTGCCAGTTTTTTTCCACCATACCCACGGCGGATTTCTCTTCACTCAACCTGGCCCAGGCCGTTGCTATCCACTGCTATGAGCTCTCTCAGGCCATGAGCAGGCTGGAAGAACCTGAAAACTTAGGTGGCGAGAATCAATATGCCAACTCCTATGATCTGGAGGGGATGTACGAACATATCGAAGAGGCCCTGACCAGGATCACCTTTATTCGGCACACCAATAAAACGTACTGGATGCGCAATATCCGTCATTTCCTCAGTCGGACCCGTCTGAAAAAGAAAGAGGCTAGTCTGATTCGCGGGGTGTGCAGAAAGTTCCTTTGGCATAGTGGGCAGGAAGGGTTGGAGCAGCAGGAGATAAAGAACGGTGACTAA
- a CDS encoding HAMP domain-containing protein produces the protein MSRVLEKLIPKHFFFVKTIIFFILFAIISLHLATVIPTLNSLIKEYQQAKRVFFLNDVSDDLYTAVGNYGFERGRVNVVLKDAGPVERMDMNRQFILDRRAEGDKALQSALSKLADVQRADIKNALTTITQLTSKIEELREETAKDLVISKDKRKQDLAETWFAAMTAYIESIESLLVGISSDISDADGMISRYSSLKHTALSLRNTAGPEVSILSATMLSQAPLRPQLIVKIQDLQIRTEERFRNLSHLSQPLADPEIPNALITLKTSYYDEYLPYSKTTFQQAIYGGPYTYTPPQFLSHGVEFLLQISIFMDCIVTVTKNYAQSKLSESRWQIFYHLFSTSVSLILIFLIFIFAHYRIIQPITQVTEATLRLAQKNLDTQVPQQHMQNEIGKLARAVAVFKEMALQQKEDVAALEKASVERELLVSELRESLAEIKVLRGILPICSFCKKIRNDDGYYEQLESYIYKHSGVDFSHTVCPSCMRKHYPEEHEYLTEKEALPTQKTSQENS, from the coding sequence ATGAGCAGAGTTCTTGAGAAGTTGATCCCAAAACACTTTTTCTTCGTCAAAACGATCATCTTCTTCATCCTCTTTGCCATCATCTCCCTGCACCTGGCAACCGTCATCCCGACCCTGAACAGCCTGATCAAAGAATATCAGCAGGCTAAGCGCGTTTTTTTTCTCAACGACGTCAGCGACGACCTGTACACAGCCGTTGGCAACTACGGCTTTGAACGCGGCCGTGTCAACGTTGTCCTTAAAGATGCCGGTCCGGTAGAACGTATGGACATGAACCGGCAGTTCATTCTTGACCGCCGCGCTGAGGGGGATAAGGCCCTGCAAAGTGCTCTGAGCAAACTTGCTGATGTACAACGGGCGGATATAAAAAATGCCCTGACCACCATCACCCAATTAACAAGCAAGATAGAGGAGCTCAGGGAAGAGACCGCAAAGGATCTGGTGATTTCCAAGGACAAACGGAAGCAGGACCTTGCAGAGACATGGTTTGCCGCCATGACCGCGTACATCGAGAGCATTGAATCCTTGCTTGTTGGTATTTCCAGCGATATCAGCGATGCAGACGGCATGATCAGTCGCTACTCTTCCTTAAAGCACACAGCCTTATCCCTGCGCAACACGGCGGGCCCAGAGGTCTCCATTCTTTCTGCGACCATGCTCTCCCAAGCGCCCCTTCGTCCACAATTAATAGTTAAAATTCAGGATCTCCAGATCAGGACAGAGGAGCGCTTTCGCAATCTGTCCCACCTCAGTCAGCCCTTGGCTGATCCAGAGATTCCGAACGCGCTTATTACCTTAAAGACCAGCTATTACGACGAATACCTCCCCTACAGCAAGACAACCTTTCAGCAGGCTATCTACGGCGGTCCCTACACCTACACCCCACCCCAATTTCTCAGCCACGGGGTAGAATTCCTGCTCCAGATCTCCATCTTTATGGATTGTATCGTCACGGTCACAAAAAACTATGCACAGAGCAAGCTCTCCGAAAGCCGCTGGCAGATTTTCTACCACCTTTTCAGTACCTCAGTTTCCTTAATCCTCATCTTCCTTATTTTTATCTTTGCCCATTACCGCATCATTCAACCCATTACCCAGGTTACCGAGGCCACCCTTCGACTGGCGCAAAAAAATCTTGATACCCAAGTTCCCCAGCAGCATATGCAAAACGAAATAGGCAAACTGGCACGGGCTGTTGCGGTCTTCAAGGAGATGGCTCTGCAACAGAAAGAAGATGTTGCGGCCCTGGAAAAGGCCTCTGTGGAACGGGAACTGCTTGTCAGCGAACTCCGGGAAAGCCTTGCCGAGATCAAGGTATTGCGCGGCATCCTGCCCATCTGTTCCTTTTGCAAAAAAATACGCAATGATGATGGATACTACGAGCAACTCGAATCCTACATCTACAAGCATTCCGGTGTGGATTTCAGCCATACCGTCTGCCCCTCCTGTATGCGGAAACATTATCCTGAGGAACATGAATACCTCACAGAAAAGGAAGCACTTCCTACCCAAAAAACCTCTCAAGAAAACTCATGA
- a CDS encoding HD domain-containing protein encodes MGQFDLERYRQEMSSFIGAGEETAVFYEALDFAFAAHDGQMRKSGDPYIIHPCATARILAEEMDIQNCEILAAGLLHDTIEDVEEITPETIREKFGPNVEAIVVGCTKVKHHSGDKQALKKLVHRNLFTGAAVRPEVMIVKLADRMHNLRTLGSMPRHKRQRIAEETLDFYAPLATILGLFGLKRELYTRALSYKFPKQGQKLRQYINRLERNPNLLALTGNLSKKLSAAGVKAQISVRTKGLWGYYDVRNQILKKELEVPQELLVTVEDRVSCYQTLGILNELYPPIPRTIRDFIANPKPTGYQGLHARAIIEGSKYLFKIRTEEMARSAQRGLVKDWNPNEKKQGRFVREIQEMFDILGNNEAVSYRDMIAAGGRKEIYTYTPQGDLICLPVNSVVLDFAFRIHTDIGHTCTGAIIGDRKVKPDEILQDGNVVRVLRQNNPVNFDLDMQHCCQTPRARSELTKVFRKRIQAVSVETGRAVLEQEMRRYGLSYDLLEQEGMENIQIYFNLASRDELLQEVGQGQLRLRELIYEIRNGLQMMSSEILPQPTGILNRIELTTVDPVVVKSSACCKPTPLDKGSVGLLSRRGISLHCKDCFQLQKLKIQREDAVEVRWKLSATPVKKEQKFTIVSATAKRVFKLISLAPESLHVTGVLRTGKKSTAVPSWEVRFIVDNLQGLKRIIRHLDRSDLRYSFDFEQ; translated from the coding sequence ATGGGGCAGTTTGATCTGGAAAGGTATAGACAGGAAATGTCTTCGTTCATAGGGGCAGGAGAGGAGACTGCGGTATTCTATGAAGCCCTGGACTTCGCCTTTGCCGCCCATGACGGCCAGATGCGCAAATCCGGTGACCCGTACATCATCCATCCCTGTGCCACCGCCCGCATTCTTGCCGAGGAGATGGACATCCAGAACTGCGAGATCCTGGCCGCTGGCTTGCTCCACGACACCATTGAGGATGTGGAAGAAATCACCCCCGAAACTATCCGGGAAAAATTCGGTCCTAATGTGGAGGCCATTGTCGTCGGATGTACCAAGGTAAAGCACCATAGCGGAGATAAGCAGGCCCTGAAAAAACTGGTCCACCGTAACCTCTTTACCGGGGCAGCGGTCCGGCCCGAGGTGATGATCGTCAAACTGGCGGATCGGATGCATAATCTCCGCACCCTGGGTTCCATGCCTCGCCATAAACGACAGCGCATTGCTGAGGAGACCCTGGATTTTTACGCCCCCTTGGCCACCATTCTTGGTCTTTTCGGCCTAAAACGGGAACTCTATACTCGGGCTCTTTCCTATAAATTCCCTAAGCAGGGACAAAAACTCCGGCAATATATCAACAGGCTGGAAAGAAATCCAAACTTATTAGCTCTGACTGGCAATCTGAGCAAAAAACTATCCGCAGCAGGTGTGAAGGCCCAAATCTCTGTGCGCACCAAGGGGCTTTGGGGCTATTATGATGTTCGCAACCAGATTCTAAAAAAAGAACTGGAGGTCCCACAGGAACTACTGGTCACCGTGGAAGACCGAGTCAGCTGCTACCAGACTCTGGGCATTCTGAACGAACTTTACCCTCCTATCCCTCGGACCATCCGAGATTTCATAGCCAACCCCAAACCCACCGGCTATCAGGGGCTGCATGCACGGGCAATCATTGAAGGTAGCAAATATCTCTTCAAAATCCGCACCGAAGAAATGGCTCGTAGCGCCCAACGCGGCTTAGTCAAAGACTGGAATCCCAACGAAAAAAAACAGGGTCGTTTTGTCCGGGAAATCCAGGAAATGTTCGATATCCTCGGCAATAACGAGGCGGTTTCCTACCGGGACATGATCGCGGCGGGCGGGCGCAAAGAGATCTACACCTATACCCCCCAGGGAGATCTTATCTGTTTGCCGGTGAATTCGGTCGTGCTGGACTTTGCCTTCCGCATCCATACCGATATCGGTCACACCTGTACCGGGGCGATTATCGGAGACCGGAAAGTCAAGCCGGATGAAATCCTACAGGATGGGAATGTGGTGCGGGTTCTGCGCCAGAACAATCCCGTAAATTTTGACCTGGACATGCAACATTGCTGCCAGACCCCACGGGCCAGAAGCGAACTGACCAAGGTCTTCCGCAAACGCATCCAAGCAGTCTCTGTGGAAACAGGTCGTGCTGTGCTGGAACAGGAAATGCGACGCTACGGCCTATCCTATGACCTGCTGGAGCAGGAGGGCATGGAAAACATCCAGATCTATTTCAACCTGGCTTCACGGGATGAACTTTTGCAGGAGGTAGGACAGGGGCAGTTACGCCTACGGGAATTGATCTATGAGATCCGCAACGGCCTGCAAATGATGAGTAGTGAAATCCTTCCGCAGCCCACAGGTATCCTCAATAGAATTGAATTGACCACTGTGGACCCGGTAGTGGTGAAGTCGTCAGCCTGCTGCAAACCAACCCCCCTGGACAAGGGCAGCGTGGGCCTGCTGAGCAGACGAGGTATCTCCCTGCATTGCAAGGACTGTTTTCAATTGCAAAAACTCAAGATTCAGCGAGAAGATGCCGTTGAGGTGCGCTGGAAGCTCTCGGCCACTCCGGTAAAGAAGGAGCAGAAATTCACCATCGTCTCAGCAACAGCGAAGCGGGTCTTCAAGCTTATCTCCCTTGCCCCGGAGAGCCTGCATGTCACCGGCGTACTAAGAACCGGAAAAAAATCCACAGCAGTTCCCTCCTGGGAGGTGCGCTTTATTGTGGACAACCTCCAGGGCTTAAAAAGAATTATTCGCCATCTGGACCGTTCAGACCTGCGCTATTCCTTTGACTTTGAGCAGTAG
- a CDS encoding LapA family protein, which yields MEELTKLTDYPFLFGLVIGLVIAVVFWMRSLMKARQLNGEIKKLREHLHTKFEIESEDNERRKEELTQVRQERDNLRNMIQVLNQKPSKQEIRQTQIYQKAIETMFEKSPGFAPAWQITLKEAEEEMRNAEKGILPFFKRMTGSSPASYSQSSSEEKKPRNRHLELEDPANL from the coding sequence ATGGAAGAGTTGACAAAATTGACCGATTATCCTTTTTTATTCGGCTTAGTTATCGGCCTGGTCATAGCTGTGGTTTTCTGGATGCGTTCTTTGATGAAGGCACGACAGCTCAACGGCGAGATCAAAAAACTGCGTGAGCATCTGCACACCAAGTTCGAGATTGAATCTGAGGATAACGAGCGCCGCAAAGAAGAACTGACCCAGGTCCGGCAGGAGCGGGATAATCTCCGCAATATGATTCAGGTCCTGAATCAGAAGCCAAGCAAACAGGAAATTCGTCAGACCCAAATCTATCAGAAAGCCATAGAGACCATGTTTGAGAAGTCTCCTGGTTTTGCCCCGGCGTGGCAGATTACCCTGAAAGAGGCAGAAGAAGAGATGCGTAATGCGGAAAAAGGCATCTTGCCCTTTTTTAAACGGATGACCGGTTCCTCTCCGGCTTCCTATTCTCAGTCCTCTTCAGAAGAGAAGAAGCCTCGCAACCGGCATCTGGAGCTTGAAGACCCAGCCAATCTGTAA
- a CDS encoding PilZ domain-containing protein, protein MEQDRIKVLRAKIDYAETVRDNYKNTPPVLQEVNSCYLDTLNQEIEDLEKSYIADKNQRKYSRVKIQRPVHLKFSSAQYEGILDNISLGGFFVNGVFKQPKSNICKIDLKESARSLKHSIHAVGLIVRIFNSGIAIVFVGMKSKYYRNLKIELLTHATIPSVLRDEIAQQDIFEFDDDFVCNRNFTLNRDKLKKLLDRP, encoded by the coding sequence ATGGAACAGGATCGTATTAAAGTATTAAGAGCTAAGATCGATTATGCAGAAACGGTTCGAGATAATTATAAAAATACCCCCCCAGTTCTTCAAGAAGTCAATTCTTGCTACCTCGACACGTTAAATCAAGAGATTGAAGACCTAGAGAAGTCATATATTGCTGATAAAAATCAACGTAAATATTCCCGGGTAAAAATCCAACGACCTGTACACCTTAAATTCTCATCAGCTCAGTATGAAGGTATTCTGGACAACATCTCCCTGGGCGGCTTTTTCGTTAATGGCGTGTTCAAGCAACCGAAAAGCAATATTTGCAAAATCGACCTGAAAGAGTCCGCTAGATCTTTAAAGCATTCTATTCACGCTGTCGGTTTAATAGTCAGAATTTTCAACTCAGGCATTGCCATTGTATTCGTCGGCATGAAATCAAAATATTACAGAAACTTAAAAATAGAATTATTAACTCATGCTACTATTCCTTCGGTATTGCGAGATGAAATTGCTCAACAGGACATTTTTGAATTTGATGATGATTTCGTGTGCAACAGGAACTTTACTCTTAACAGAGATAAGCTCAAGAAATTGCTGGATCGCCCTTAG
- a CDS encoding type 1 glutamine amidotransferase yields MNAHYFQHVPFEGLGSIESWLEKNNFTITSTKFFAEPTLPDPEQVDFLIIMGGPMSVNDQEEYPWLHDELNFIREFIQRDKPVLGVCLGAQLLASAMGSQIYPNKEKEIGWFPIQGSPQQTEETFSFPASATVFHWHGETFDLPEGATHLAQSEACKNQAFQKGKAIGLQCHLETIPESARNISTHCREELVPAQYIQDEQTILSADAEVYTSLNQLMENVLDFLGKQINS; encoded by the coding sequence ATGAACGCACATTATTTCCAGCACGTCCCTTTTGAAGGACTCGGATCCATAGAATCCTGGTTAGAGAAAAACAACTTCACTATCACCAGCACCAAGTTCTTTGCAGAACCGACCTTACCCGATCCTGAGCAGGTTGATTTTCTCATTATCATGGGTGGTCCCATGAGCGTCAACGATCAGGAGGAGTATCCTTGGTTGCACGATGAGCTCAACTTTATTCGCGAGTTCATCCAACGTGACAAACCTGTTCTCGGTGTCTGCTTAGGCGCGCAACTCCTTGCCTCGGCAATGGGTTCGCAAATCTATCCCAACAAGGAAAAAGAAATCGGCTGGTTCCCCATTCAGGGTTCACCACAGCAAACAGAGGAAACCTTCTCTTTTCCAGCTTCTGCCACGGTCTTTCACTGGCACGGTGAGACCTTTGATCTCCCGGAAGGAGCTACTCATCTCGCCCAAAGCGAGGCCTGTAAGAACCAGGCATTTCAAAAAGGAAAAGCAATCGGCCTGCAATGCCATCTGGAGACCATACCGGAGTCAGCCCGGAATATTAGCACCCATTGCCGGGAAGAGCTGGTTCCAGCCCAATACATCCAGGATGAGCAGACAATTCTCTCTGCCGATGCGGAGGTGTATACATCGCTTAACCAGCTCATGGAGAATGTGCTCGATTTCCTGGGTAAGCAGATCAACTCATAA